The following proteins come from a genomic window of Shewanella halifaxensis HAW-EB4:
- the gndA gene encoding NADP-dependent phosphogluconate dehydrogenase translates to MKNQSNLYDIGVIGLGVMGKNLALNIADNQYRVAAFDLDELKVQDTVAQEELERKRYLKQITEPRIEGCNNLSEMLSKLEKPRVLLLSVPAGAPVDGVCQSLIEAGIENDDIVIDTGNSLWTDTVEREKRYADNFLFFSCAVSGGEVGARFGPSLMPSGSLKAWNRIEPIWQAIAAKVDAKTGLPIERFEPGNPVKEGEPCTTYIGPAGSGHYVKMVHNGIEYADMQLICEAYQLLNQGLGLSPSEVGDVFERWDQGILNSYLMQISADVLKQADPLTGAPLVDMILDKAGQKGTGLWTAVSSLQIGCPAPTIAEAVYARAVSTQKAQRQQLSQQLSGPSEALLATINRGEKQTFIAQLENALYCAKVSCYAQGFQLMAMQAKEQAWQLDFAEIAKIWRAGCIIRATFLQSITKAYQQDSELENLLMADSFAKALSEKQQDWREAVSQAVLSGIPAPCISSALAYYDSYRCETLPASLLQGQRDFFGAHTFERTDKPAGEKYHLNWSGDRSLHKM, encoded by the coding sequence ATGAAGAACCAATCAAATCTTTACGATATCGGTGTTATTGGCTTGGGCGTAATGGGTAAGAACCTTGCACTTAATATAGCCGACAACCAATATCGCGTCGCTGCATTTGACCTTGATGAACTCAAGGTGCAAGACACTGTTGCACAAGAAGAACTAGAGCGTAAGCGATACCTAAAACAGATAACTGAGCCACGAATAGAAGGCTGTAACAATCTTTCTGAAATGTTATCTAAATTAGAAAAGCCCCGCGTACTGCTTCTATCTGTACCGGCAGGAGCTCCTGTCGACGGTGTTTGTCAGTCTCTAATTGAAGCCGGGATCGAGAATGATGATATCGTGATTGATACAGGTAACAGCTTATGGACGGATACGGTTGAGCGCGAGAAGCGCTACGCCGACAATTTTCTTTTCTTTAGCTGCGCGGTATCAGGTGGTGAAGTCGGTGCGCGTTTTGGTCCATCTCTGATGCCAAGTGGCAGCTTAAAAGCCTGGAATAGAATTGAGCCAATATGGCAAGCAATTGCCGCTAAAGTCGATGCTAAAACAGGTTTGCCTATCGAGCGTTTTGAGCCGGGAAACCCCGTGAAAGAAGGCGAGCCTTGTACCACCTATATTGGTCCTGCGGGTTCTGGTCATTACGTTAAAATGGTACATAACGGTATTGAATATGCTGACATGCAACTTATCTGCGAGGCTTATCAGCTATTAAATCAGGGCTTAGGATTATCACCGAGTGAAGTGGGTGATGTGTTTGAACGGTGGGATCAAGGGATCTTAAACAGCTACTTGATGCAGATCAGCGCCGATGTGCTCAAACAAGCAGACCCATTAACCGGGGCGCCACTGGTCGATATGATCTTGGATAAGGCGGGGCAAAAAGGCACGGGTCTTTGGACTGCGGTAAGCAGTTTACAGATAGGCTGCCCAGCACCCACCATCGCTGAAGCGGTTTATGCCCGCGCAGTCAGTACTCAAAAAGCTCAAAGACAGCAACTTAGCCAACAGTTATCCGGGCCAAGCGAAGCGCTGTTGGCCACGATTAACCGTGGTGAAAAGCAGACATTTATCGCTCAGCTTGAAAATGCGCTCTATTGCGCCAAAGTGTCTTGCTACGCCCAAGGTTTTCAGTTGATGGCTATGCAAGCTAAGGAGCAAGCTTGGCAGTTGGATTTTGCTGAAATCGCTAAAATTTGGCGGGCCGGCTGTATTATCCGCGCCACTTTCTTGCAATCGATCACCAAGGCATATCAGCAAGATAGTGAGCTTGAAAACCTGCTGATGGCAGACTCTTTTGCTAAAGCTTTGTCTGAAAAACAACAAGATTGGAGAGAAGCCGTATCGCAAGCCGTACTGAGTGGTATACCCGCGCCTTGTATCAGTTCGGCTTTAGCTTATTACGACAGTTATCGCTGTGAAACCTTGCCAGCGAGTTTACTACAAGGGCAGCGAGACTTTTTCGGTGCCCATACTTTTGAGCGAACCGACAAGCCAGCGGGTGAGAAGTATCACCTGAACTGGAGTGGAGATCGCAGTTTACATAAGATGTAA
- a CDS encoding propionyl-CoA synthetase, with amino-acid sequence MKNKNKQLHAKSINQPEAFWAEAASQIDWFSPWNNVLDDSEAPFYHWFKGGKLNTCYNAVDRHVDAGRGDQIALQYVSPVTDVEYGISYRELLAQVSRLAGYMDSIGVKKGDRVVIYMPMVPETAFAMLACARIGAIHSVVFGGFAANELATRINDAKPKLILSASCGIEPSGIIPYKPLLDAALDQATHKVDHCLVLNRGQLEAELFPGRDIDWQAAVAAAPNIDCQPLDATDPLYILYTSGTTGQPKGVVRDNGGHAVALAWSMKHIYDINAGDVFWAASDVGWVVGHSYIVYGPLLVGATSILYEGKPIGTPDPGAFWRTIAKYRVKSFFTAPTAIRAIKRDDPHGDYLEGVDLSCLKNVFLAGERCDPDTLHWTEGKLKKPVIDHWWQTETGWPVAANLMGYAPVEIKAGSPALAVPGYQIEVVDVMGDEVEANESGNVVIKLPLPPGTLTTLWQNEQRYQDSYLSMYPGYYLTGDAGYKDEDGYLYIMSRIDDIINVAGHRLSTGRFEEVLCQHEAVAEAAVIGVKDVLKGQVPLGLVVLKKGVSLNDDDLNQQLMSLVRQEIGPVASFRLVSAVQKLPKTRSGKILRGTMRNIADNQSYNVPATIEDPATLDIVRNTLTRMGYADAHV; translated from the coding sequence GTGAAAAATAAGAATAAGCAATTACATGCCAAATCAATTAACCAACCAGAGGCATTCTGGGCCGAAGCCGCTAGCCAAATCGATTGGTTCTCCCCTTGGAATAATGTACTCGATGACAGTGAAGCGCCGTTTTACCACTGGTTTAAAGGCGGCAAGCTCAACACTTGTTATAACGCGGTGGATAGACATGTTGACGCTGGACGAGGCGATCAGATAGCGCTGCAATATGTGAGTCCCGTTACCGATGTTGAATACGGTATTTCATATCGAGAGCTGCTGGCTCAAGTGAGCCGGCTCGCTGGCTATATGGACTCTATTGGCGTGAAAAAGGGCGATAGGGTTGTTATTTATATGCCTATGGTGCCAGAAACGGCATTTGCCATGCTTGCCTGCGCGCGCATTGGCGCAATTCATTCGGTGGTGTTTGGCGGCTTTGCAGCCAATGAACTCGCGACCCGTATTAATGATGCCAAACCTAAACTTATCCTTTCAGCATCTTGTGGCATCGAGCCGTCAGGCATTATCCCCTACAAACCGCTACTCGATGCGGCGTTAGATCAAGCCACTCATAAAGTCGATCATTGCTTAGTGTTAAACCGAGGCCAGCTTGAAGCTGAGTTATTTCCAGGACGGGATATCGACTGGCAGGCAGCGGTGGCAGCCGCTCCTAATATCGATTGCCAACCACTCGATGCCACTGATCCGCTTTATATCTTGTATACCTCTGGCACCACAGGGCAACCCAAAGGTGTGGTGCGCGACAACGGCGGCCATGCCGTGGCGCTCGCTTGGTCGATGAAGCATATCTATGACATTAATGCGGGGGATGTATTCTGGGCCGCATCGGATGTCGGCTGGGTTGTGGGCCACTCTTATATCGTCTATGGACCATTACTCGTCGGGGCGACAAGTATCTTGTATGAAGGTAAACCGATTGGCACGCCTGATCCCGGCGCATTTTGGCGCACCATTGCAAAATACAGGGTCAAAAGCTTCTTTACTGCCCCAACGGCTATTCGAGCCATCAAGCGTGATGATCCCCATGGTGACTATCTAGAGGGGGTAGACTTAAGCTGTTTAAAGAATGTGTTCTTAGCGGGTGAGCGCTGCGATCCTGACACCTTGCACTGGACCGAAGGCAAGCTTAAAAAGCCTGTGATTGACCACTGGTGGCAGACAGAAACGGGCTGGCCTGTGGCGGCTAACTTGATGGGCTACGCGCCAGTCGAGATCAAGGCGGGCTCTCCTGCATTAGCGGTGCCCGGTTATCAAATCGAAGTGGTTGATGTCATGGGCGATGAAGTCGAGGCCAATGAGTCCGGTAATGTGGTGATTAAACTGCCACTGCCGCCGGGGACGCTAACTACGCTATGGCAAAATGAGCAACGTTATCAAGATAGCTACCTTTCAATGTATCCCGGCTATTACCTAACGGGTGATGCGGGTTATAAAGATGAAGACGGTTACTTGTACATTATGAGTCGTATCGATGACATTATAAATGTGGCTGGGCACCGACTCTCTACTGGCCGCTTTGAAGAGGTGCTTTGTCAACATGAGGCAGTGGCTGAGGCGGCGGTGATCGGTGTTAAAGACGTACTTAAGGGGCAAGTACCACTTGGCTTAGTCGTACTAAAAAAAGGTGTAAGCCTTAATGATGATGACTTAAATCAGCAATTAATGAGTTTAGTGCGTCAAGAGATAGGGCCAGTAGCATCTTTTAGATTGGTGAGTGCGGTGCAGAAATTGCCGAAAACCCGAAGTGGCAAGATCTTACGTGGCACCATGCGCAATATCGCCGACAATCAAAGTTACAATGTGCCGGCGACTATCGAAGATCCCGCTACACTCGATATCGTGCGTAACACCTTAACCCGTATGGGCTATGCAGATGCGCATGTTTAA
- a CDS encoding MerR family transcriptional regulator, which translates to MVEKPLSQTTYSISDLSKEFDITTRSIRFYEDQGLLKPKRRGQTRVYSLKDRVRLKLILRGKRLGFSLAETRRLFELYDADKNSSGQLHTMLELVEEKKVSLQQQMDDIKVVLMELNSAEQQCLEALENNAQ; encoded by the coding sequence ATGGTAGAGAAACCGCTCTCACAAACGACATACTCAATCAGTGACTTATCTAAAGAGTTTGATATCACTACTCGTAGTATTCGTTTTTATGAAGACCAAGGCCTTTTAAAACCTAAGCGCCGTGGTCAAACACGCGTATACAGCCTTAAAGATAGAGTCAGGCTGAAGCTTATTCTGCGTGGTAAGCGTTTAGGTTTCTCACTGGCCGAAACAAGGCGCTTATTCGAGCTTTATGATGCTGACAAGAATAGCAGTGGTCAGCTGCATACCATGCTCGAGCTAGTCGAAGAGAAAAAGGTATCACTACAGCAACAGATGGATGACATCAAGGTCGTGCTGATGGAGCTGAATTCGGCAGAGCAACAATGCTTAGAGGCTCTAGAAAATAACGCCCAATAA